Part of the Aggregatilinea lenta genome, CACGTAGAGTTCCCGGTATGCAGAGTCCGAGACGCCATCGGGATAGTCCCCCTGCCAGAACCACTCGTCGCGTGGGGCAACGAAAAAACCGCCAATATCGACTGACCAGTAACCCGCACCCGTGACGCTGAAATTCAACCCTTCAGCGATCTGTTTTGCGAAGATTTCCCAGGTTGCTGAGATATCCCCGGACCACGTGATAGTGCCATAGCGCTGCTGGCCGGGAAAGTAGGAGCGGGTCAGGTTGACCACACGTTTTTCCTCGCAAACGCTGCGCTGCCCCTCGTAGATGCCTTGGGAATGCAGCAGTGAATACGTATTGATGCGGGCCGGATCAAGATACGATTTGGCGTATTCGGTATTACGGACCACCCGCTGCCAGGGGTCGGGTTTCACCGCGCCGTTCCAATCGGGTTCGAAAGGTTCAGTGGCGTCGCACCACCAGGCATCAATACCATGCTTGAACAACCCTTCATACGCCTGCTGCCAGTAGAGTGCGCGCGCGGTGGGATCAAACGCGTTGTAAGTCGAATCGTCACCCAGCAGGAAACCGTGGTCGCGCATTTCCCGCTGATTAGGGCCGTCATGCTGAAAGCGAGGCCAAACCGAGATCATCAGCCGGGTGTTGAGCGCATGTAAGGTCTCGACCAACCCTGCCGGGTCAGGGAAACGGATCGGATCGAGCGTCTTCTGGCCCCACCATTCGCCGGGCCACGACTGCCAATCCTGAACAATGGCATCCAGTGGCAGGCCGCGTGCGCGGTATTCCCGCGCCACTGCGATCAACTCCTCCTGGTCCATATACCGTTCTTTCGACTGGATGTAACCATAGGCCCAGCGCGGCAGCAGTGGCACCTGCCCGGTTAGGGTACGAAAACGGGCGACGATTTGATCGAATTCTGGGCCGTAAATGAAGTAAAAATCGAGTTCCTCACAGTGTTCGCTCCAGAAATAGGAGCCATAAACGTCATCGTGGAACGCGCTAAGCGAGCCGGTGTCCCACAGGATCGCATAGCCTCGCGTGGAGACAATCTGAGGAATGGCGACCTTCAGGTTATGCTGGTAGAGATACTGGCCGTGCCCGCGATAGTTCAGGATCCCTTCTTCGTGCTGGCCCAGTCCATAGATAGCCTCCTCCGGCGCAAAGACCAGATCCAGCCGGGCTGCCCGATCGCCTTCGAGGTCTATGGTTTTTCCGCCCCCGTCTGGTTCGCGTACGAGCAAGCCACCTGCCGTATCCAGCCAGGTCATCGCGCAGGTAGCCTTTTGAACTACTACCTGGAGCTGGGACGTAACCAGCCGGATCGTCTGATCATCTTCGTCCACCGCCCATTCAATGGATGGCTCGGGTGAGCGCGGCAACATCATCAGGCTGGGTGTGGTCCGGAACGCTTCACGCTTGGTGTACACGACCCGTACGATCTGCGGGCTAACCGGTTCAAGCTTGACCTGCCCAGCATCGGTCAGGAGCAGGAGGCTAGTCTCCTCGATTTTGGTGTTCAACAGTTTCATAGGAAGGTTCCTGATCTCAGCCTTTGACCGACCCGGCGGTCATGCCCGAAACAATGAAGCGCTGGCCAAGTAGATAAACCGCAATAACGGGCAGCACGGTCAGCACGATATCGGCGCTGACCAGATTCCAGGACGACTCGAATTGTCCAAAAAAGTTGTATACGGCAAGTGGCATCGGCCACTTCGAGCTGTCGTTGAGATAGTAGAGGGGGAAAATAAAATCGTTCCAGACCTGCAAAAAACTCAACAGCGCCGCCGTCACCAGCACGGGGGTCAGGAGTGGGAAGATCACCCCAAAGAAGAGACGTAGCGGCCCAGCCCCATCGACGATGGCTGCCTCATCCAGCTCGCGTGGCAGCGATTCGACAAACCCGTAAATCAGAAAGGTGTTAAATGGAAGCTGCGTGGCGGCGTACAGGATGATGATGCCGATCTGGGTGTTAATGAGATGGGTCATCTGCATCACCTTGCTCAGGGTGAAGAAGTTGAACGGCATGGCGATGCCCATGATGATAAAAAAGTACAGAAACTGGTTCAGGCGTGTTTTATTGCGCGACATGACATAGGCTGCCATCGATGCCAGAATCGTCGCCAACAGGGTAGCGCTTGACGAATAGAGAACGCTGTTGAAAAACGCCTGCTCCAGATTGGCCTGTTTGATCACGGTGGAGTAGTTTTCCAAATACAGCGTTGCCGGGCGCTCAATGCTCATGCTGCGGGCTTCTGTACGATCTTTCAGTGAATTCACCACCACCAGATGAATTGGTGCGTACATTATCAGACAGACGAGGATCGCCAGCACATGATACATCCCGTGCTGGGCGCTTTTTTTCGCAGTCGGAAGGCGGCCAAGGCGAAGGAGCGTGGTGAAGGGTCCGTCGCTAGTCATTGGTCCGCCCTTGCTCCATCAACCGGATTACAAAATAGCCGATGAAAACCATCACGAAAAATAACAGGCTGGAAAGCGCAGTGCCGATGCCATAGCGCCCTTTTGAAAACTCCTTAAAGATAGCGGTATACAGCACTTCCGTTGAATAACCGGGGCCGCCGTTCGTCAGTACATAAACCACATCGAAGATTTTCAGGCCGTGTAAGATGCTCAGCACGGTTGAAACAACCAGCGCTGGCATCAACAGGGGGATGGTGAGGTGTCTTAACCGGGCAAACGCGTTAGCGCCGTCGATCTGCGCCGCTTCATAATATTCAACAGGGATAGTCTGGAGGCCAGCCAGCAAGATCACCATAATATAGCCCGCCCCTTTCCACGTATCCACGCCCATAATTGACAGCAGGGCCACATGCGGATCGGTCAACCACTGCTGAGTCCACGCGCCCAGGCCTACCGCTTGC contains:
- a CDS encoding carbohydrate ABC transporter permease, encoding MTSDGPFTTLLRLGRLPTAKKSAQHGMYHVLAILVCLIMYAPIHLVVVNSLKDRTEARSMSIERPATLYLENYSTVIKQANLEQAFFNSVLYSSSATLLATILASMAAYVMSRNKTRLNQFLYFFIIMGIAMPFNFFTLSKVMQMTHLINTQIGIIILYAATQLPFNTFLIYGFVESLPRELDEAAIVDGAGPLRLFFGVIFPLLTPVLVTAALLSFLQVWNDFIFPLYYLNDSSKWPMPLAVYNFFGQFESSWNLVSADIVLTVLPVIAVYLLGQRFIVSGMTAGSVKG
- a CDS encoding glycoside hydrolase family 31 protein, yielding MKLLNTKIEETSLLLLTDAGQVKLEPVSPQIVRVVYTKREAFRTTPSLMMLPRSPEPSIEWAVDEDDQTIRLVTSQLQVVVQKATCAMTWLDTAGGLLVREPDGGGKTIDLEGDRAARLDLVFAPEEAIYGLGQHEEGILNYRGHGQYLYQHNLKVAIPQIVSTRGYAILWDTGSLSAFHDDVYGSYFWSEHCEELDFYFIYGPEFDQIVARFRTLTGQVPLLPRWAYGYIQSKERYMDQEELIAVAREYRARGLPLDAIVQDWQSWPGEWWGQKTLDPIRFPDPAGLVETLHALNTRLMISVWPRFQHDGPNQREMRDHGFLLGDDSTYNAFDPTARALYWQQAYEGLFKHGIDAWWCDATEPFEPDWNGAVKPDPWQRVVRNTEYAKSYLDPARINTYSLLHSQGIYEGQRSVCEEKRVVNLTRSYFPGQQRYGTITWSGDISATWEIFAKQIAEGLNFSVTGAGYWSVDIGGFFVAPRDEWFWQGDYPDGVSDSAYRELYVRWFQFGTFLPVFRSHGTDTPREIWQFGQPGELMYDTLVKFARLRYRLLPYLYSLAGAETYHAQTMLRLLAFDFRHDPNVYNITDQYMFGPALMICPVTHPGDGADSQTRPVYLPAGTAWYDFWTGQRYEGGQTIDADATLDILPLYVRAGSLLPMGPHIQHSGEQLAAPWEIRVYPGADGSFAVYEDEGDSYRYEQGAYSWFTLSWEDALGRFTAGPCSGQPGRRELRLVTVNGDHGVGLEPALQPDHVINFCGEAVSAKLPAKKST
- a CDS encoding carbohydrate ABC transporter permease translates to MLHNKVYPFYFTLGTLILYIVFFVIPAVMGLGYAFTDWNRYSTDVNYVGLENFSVLLSSSDNYIFYARNTFVFTFTTIVLKTVLGLLFALLLHNGIRRLRSLYRLIIFLPAVLPMVVVGIIFRSVLNPRRGLLNEFLQAVGLGAWTQQWLTDPHVALLSIMGVDTWKGAGYIMVILLAGLQTIPVEYYEAAQIDGANAFARLRHLTIPLLMPALVVSTVLSILHGLKIFDVVYVLTNGGPGYSTEVLYTAIFKEFSKGRYGIGTALSSLLFFVMVFIGYFVIRLMEQGRTND